The following proteins are co-located in the Rhodopirellula islandica genome:
- a CDS encoding phage tail tape measure protein: MSTRAQIDAGGAEFSLTLKDSLTTDIKSVLNGVVDSVKTVNTQIQAEMRQVSDSIAGVGKSIARVGVGVTAFGGASAFGFGKAVVAAGNFAETVSMFEAVFKDQSAAVRTWSKDYGKAVGRAQSQMLDLLAQSQNTFVPLGFDRQEAAELSKTVTKLAIDLASFGVMDDDDAFRRLIGGLVGNTENLKAFGVQATAAAVKAKALTLGFDPNNLTSYEKALAILEITLEGTRDAQGDALRTSDGFANSMKRLRAELAQLKISIGEPLREAAAALVSKFADIVGGVNKLIERFPKLSQFAAGLAIALTGVGAAATVVGSGVATLAGSLATLSLLSLTPLAGGRGFAVLAGNAVTARVAVTEAAGAAGLFAANSKRAVTAGGGFRGMLKGIAKSVVELGASLAGVFRGAAIKTAFASLTNGFKTFVAVSATAFKSLMGVMVSGITRLAALLLSPIALITAAVVGIPLLLAKFKADSDLRKGQDKADKLERQRQEIVGESFRAAGQDVPSDLGKTLDIDAADAVAKKKAAMRRDAEAFEKQARAAEEASRGLKLKAEIEGIQSSLERYRERIDLARELLAKGDITQDQFGKFAAKETQAVRDSSPFVQAQKALAKSLMNPTELLQKALSDAARLFKGSPEMFRRARESAIAQFKANDRATQLAAQLQTPLEQYQAAIAEAKEVFANSPELLSRAMDAAADRFRASSPAEQLRMQIRSPAEQLQDRLSEINNVLQDIAPELRDSVGKRARSQAFSDFRRNDPDIQNATRIKDSLKTDGAQIAEKMLEASKLVSKGLLSKGELAKFRGNLIEEAVGDRPDIDLSRSVASTSASFASQIGAFGPAFNADQELVKFNEKQVELQQEMTGHLAKIANRRRVLAK; encoded by the coding sequence ATGAGCACACGAGCACAAATTGACGCAGGCGGAGCAGAGTTTTCGCTGACGCTGAAAGACAGCCTCACAACCGACATCAAATCGGTTCTCAATGGCGTGGTTGATTCGGTCAAAACGGTCAACACGCAGATTCAAGCCGAGATGCGGCAAGTTTCTGACAGCATCGCAGGGGTTGGCAAATCGATTGCCAGGGTGGGCGTCGGCGTGACCGCATTCGGCGGTGCCTCCGCATTCGGTTTCGGAAAAGCCGTGGTTGCCGCGGGCAATTTTGCCGAGACGGTCAGCATGTTTGAAGCCGTGTTCAAAGACCAGTCGGCAGCAGTGCGAACATGGAGCAAAGACTACGGCAAAGCTGTTGGCCGCGCTCAGTCGCAAATGCTCGACTTACTCGCTCAGTCGCAAAACACGTTTGTTCCGCTGGGTTTCGATCGGCAAGAGGCAGCGGAGCTTTCCAAGACGGTCACCAAGCTGGCGATTGACTTGGCTTCGTTCGGTGTCATGGACGACGACGACGCGTTCCGCCGCTTGATTGGCGGATTGGTGGGCAACACCGAGAACCTCAAAGCCTTTGGGGTGCAAGCAACCGCCGCCGCGGTGAAGGCCAAGGCGTTGACGCTTGGATTCGACCCGAACAACCTCACCAGTTACGAGAAGGCGCTCGCCATTCTCGAGATCACACTCGAGGGCACCCGTGATGCCCAAGGCGATGCCCTCCGGACCAGTGATGGGTTCGCCAACTCGATGAAGCGACTCAGGGCCGAATTGGCCCAGCTCAAAATCTCCATCGGTGAGCCACTTCGCGAAGCCGCCGCCGCTTTGGTCAGCAAGTTTGCCGACATCGTTGGAGGGGTGAACAAGTTGATTGAACGTTTCCCGAAGCTCTCGCAGTTTGCCGCCGGATTGGCAATTGCGTTGACGGGAGTGGGAGCCGCGGCAACCGTCGTGGGCTCAGGCGTCGCGACCCTTGCGGGATCACTGGCGACGTTGAGTCTGCTTTCACTCACACCGCTCGCAGGTGGGCGAGGCTTCGCCGTTCTTGCTGGCAATGCAGTGACGGCGCGGGTTGCAGTTACGGAGGCAGCCGGAGCCGCTGGATTGTTTGCCGCGAACAGCAAGAGGGCAGTGACAGCCGGTGGCGGATTCCGTGGAATGCTCAAAGGAATTGCCAAGTCGGTTGTCGAGCTTGGGGCATCTCTCGCAGGCGTCTTCCGGGGTGCTGCAATCAAGACCGCGTTCGCGTCGCTGACCAATGGTTTCAAGACGTTCGTAGCGGTCTCAGCGACTGCGTTCAAATCACTGATGGGAGTGATGGTCTCAGGGATCACACGTTTGGCCGCATTGCTGCTTTCACCGATTGCATTGATCACCGCCGCGGTTGTTGGGATTCCGCTTCTGCTGGCCAAGTTCAAAGCCGACTCCGATCTGAGGAAGGGGCAGGACAAAGCGGACAAGCTCGAAAGGCAGCGGCAAGAAATCGTCGGTGAATCCTTCCGAGCCGCCGGGCAAGATGTTCCGTCCGACCTTGGCAAGACCCTGGACATCGATGCGGCCGATGCAGTTGCCAAGAAGAAGGCAGCAATGCGACGTGATGCGGAAGCGTTTGAGAAGCAAGCCCGCGCCGCAGAGGAAGCGTCCCGAGGGTTGAAGCTCAAGGCCGAGATTGAGGGGATCCAATCTTCACTGGAACGCTATCGTGAACGCATCGATCTTGCTCGTGAGTTGTTGGCAAAGGGTGACATCACCCAAGATCAATTTGGCAAGTTTGCAGCCAAAGAGACGCAAGCCGTGCGTGACTCGAGCCCGTTCGTGCAAGCTCAAAAGGCACTTGCGAAATCGTTGATGAACCCCACCGAGCTTTTGCAGAAAGCGCTTTCTGACGCTGCACGATTGTTCAAAGGCAGTCCCGAGATGTTCCGCCGGGCGCGTGAATCCGCGATTGCTCAATTCAAAGCAAACGACCGGGCAACGCAACTGGCAGCCCAGCTGCAAACACCGCTCGAGCAGTACCAAGCGGCGATTGCAGAAGCCAAGGAAGTGTTCGCCAATTCGCCGGAACTGCTCAGCCGAGCGATGGACGCCGCGGCCGATCGTTTCCGGGCAAGCAGCCCCGCCGAACAACTTCGGATGCAAATCCGAAGCCCTGCCGAGCAACTGCAAGATCGGTTGAGTGAAATCAACAACGTCTTGCAAGACATCGCACCGGAGCTTCGTGACTCGGTTGGCAAGCGGGCAAGGTCCCAAGCGTTCAGCGATTTCCGCCGCAATGATCCCGACATCCAAAACGCAACGCGAATCAAAGACTCATTGAAGACAGACGGGGCTCAGATCGCGGAAAAGATGTTAGAAGCAAGCAAGCTGGTATCAAAGGGTTTGCTCAGCAAAGGCGAGCTGGCCAAGTTTCGCGGCAATCTGATCGAGGAAGCTGTCGGCGATCGTCCCGACATCGACTTGTCGCGATCAGTGGCATCGACCAGTGCGTCGTTCGCGTCGCAGATTGGTGCGTTCGGTCCAGCGTTCAACGCTGATCAAGAGCTCGTTAAGTTCAATGAAAAACAAGTCGAGTTACAGCAAGAGATGACCGGGCACCTCGCCAAGATTGCCAACAGGCGGAGGGTCCTGGCGAAATGA